In the genome of Ensifer sp. WSM1721, the window ACGAACGACCGATCAGGAGTGATGATCATGAGGAACGCAATCCACACCGCTCTCGCCGCTATTCTTGTAGCCACTGCCGTTCTCGGCGGCGCATCCGCTGCCTTCGCCGGCGGTAGCTACTATGAGGGCGTCAGCGACAAGCCGCTCTTCACCGAGCGTGCTCCGAAGGCAGCCAACGAGGCCGCTGTTCGTCGCGAAAATGGCTCCATCGACCGCACATCCACCGGTTCGGTAGGCTATTCCTCGCAGCCGAACCTGATCTCCGGCGGTGAGGGCGAGTATTACCAGGGCCTGACCCGCTAACGGCCGCGCCCAAAGGCAACATCACGGGGCTCGCAAGTCCCGTGACCACTTTTCAGCAGGGAACAATTGCATGAAAAAGTCCATCGCAGCCCTTCTCGTTGCGACTGCCTTTGTAGGCGGCGCCTCGACCGCCAATGCCGGCGGCAGCTATTATGAGGGTGCCAGCTCTGCGCCGCTCTTCACCGGGCGAGCCGCCGCTTCTGCCGGGACCGGCGTTTCGGCCGGCACGGCCGATCGCGGCGATTACTATGCCGGTGTCGATAACAAGTCCGTCGATGCGACGGCAACCGGCGCGATCGCCGGTGGAAGCACGGCAGTGAAGCTCCTCGGCGGAAGCACTGAGGACAACCGCTGAAGTCAAGCGAGCGGGCGTGCTCCTCCCACACGTGCCGCTCGGCCCCGCAACGGCGGAATGGCCCGGTCCCGATTGTCGGCCCGGGCCTTTCTTTTCCACCCGACCGGTGCTGCCAATTGCCGCATCAGCCGATGCGGATATCGCTATTTTTAGCTTCGCATTGATACTTGACTATTATAGTCAGCAATAATATGCCGCCTTGCTAAAATGGAGGTGACTTTGGGCGCTGGCGATTATTCGATGTCCCCGTTGTGTGTTGCAAGTCTGGCCGCGCGGGGCGATCGACCGGCGCTCCTCTATCCCGGCGGACGAACGGTGAGCTACCGGGAGCTTGCCGAGCGCGTCGCTCGCCAGGCTTTGCAGTTGCGCGGCGCGCGCAGCCTGGTAATGCTGGAGGCGGAGCTTTCGGAGCATTCCATCGTCGCTTATCTTGCGGCGCTTGAGGCCGGGCACGCCGTCGCCATGCAGGGACAGGCTTCCCTTGACAGGGACCGCGACGTCTTCAGGCCGGAATTTTGCTACCGCCGCTTCGATGGTCGCTGGCGGATGGAGCGATCGGAGGGAGACACGGTCGCTCCCCACCCTGATCTCGCAGTGCTGCTCTCGACGTCCGGCAGCACCGGGCACGGGAAAAGCGTGCGGCTTTCCCGGATGAACATTCAATCCAACGCATCGTCGATTGCCGAATATCTCGGCCTGACGGCGGCGGATAGGAGCTGCCTTATCCTGCCGCTCCACTATTCCTACGGCCTTTCCGTGCTGAACGCCCACCTCACAGTCGGTGCGAGCCTCTACATCCCCGGTGGCTCCATTCTCGATGAGGGCTTCCTCGACGGGCTTACCGCAAGCGGCAGCACCAATATCTCGGGCGTTCCCTATTCTTACGACCTTCTCGAAAAGGTCGGCTTCCGGGACCGGTATTTCCCCCATCTGCGCTTGATGACGGTTGCCGGCGGGCGCTTGTCGCCCGGCACGGTCCGCCTATACAACGAGCACCTCTCGGTGCGCGGCGCTCGTTTTTTCGTGATGTACGGCCAGACCGAGGCCACGGCCCGAATGGCCTATATGCCGCCCGAGCGACTCCGAGGCAGGGAAGATCGGATCGGCCTCGCCATACCGGGCGGCAATCTGACGATAGAGGATGAGGACGGGCGGCCGGTCACCGGGCCAGATCAGGCCGGCGAGCTTGTTTATCGCGGCCCTAATGTGATGATGGGCTACGCCTCCTCGCGCGCCGACCTCACGCGCGGCGCCGAGCTTTCGGAACTCAGAACCGGCGATCTTGCCATGAGGGACGCGGATGGTTTCTTCCGCATCGTCGGGCGTACAAAGCGCATATCGAAGATCGCGGGGCTTCGCATCGGACACGATAGCCTGGAAGCGGCGCTCGAACGGCAGGGCATCGCCGCCGCCGTCGTCGGCAATGACGCCGAGATTCATGCCTACTATTCCGGTCAAAGCGAAGCCGAAGAGATCCGTCGGCTTCTGGTCGAGGCAAGTGGACTAACATTGCTGCAGATCAGGGCCTCTCGGGTCAGCGCCCTGCCGCGCCTGGAATCGGGCAAGATCGATTATCAGGCACTTCGCAGTCGCGCGAATGGCAGACTTTCCGTTGCCGCCGAAAATCAGAGCGTCGAGGCTCTTTTCAATCAGCTTTTCTACCCGAAAAAAGTTCGGCCGGAGGACAGTTTCCTGTCGCTCGGCGGCGATTCACTACGCTTCGTTCAGCTTTCGATCGGTCTTGAAAGGATACTGGGAGAGGCGCCAGAGACTTGGGAGAGGATGCCGGTCGCATCATTGGCGGCGTCCGGGCGGCGCGAGAGCAGGTGCCGTCAGATCGGCACCGATCTCCTGATCCGGGCGCAGGCCATCCTGCTCGTCGTTCTGCACCACGAGACCTTGTGGCCCATCCCGGGCGGATCAGCGGCGATGGTCATTCTCGCCGGCTACGGCCTCGCCCGGTTCCAGAGCCATGTCCTGCTCTCGGGCGCGGTGCTGAAGCTCCTGCGGCCGCTGGCGCAAATCCTCGTTCCCTACTACCTGATCGTGGCGGGCTACACGCTTGCCTGGGGCGAGGTGCCCTGGGCCTCCGTCTTCCTCGTCGGCAATTTCGGCTTCGCCGATCCCGAGCGCCACAGCATGGTGCCCTAT includes:
- a CDS encoding AMP-binding protein; protein product: MEVTLGAGDYSMSPLCVASLAARGDRPALLYPGGRTVSYRELAERVARQALQLRGARSLVMLEAELSEHSIVAYLAALEAGHAVAMQGQASLDRDRDVFRPEFCYRRFDGRWRMERSEGDTVAPHPDLAVLLSTSGSTGHGKSVRLSRMNIQSNASSIAEYLGLTAADRSCLILPLHYSYGLSVLNAHLTVGASLYIPGGSILDEGFLDGLTASGSTNISGVPYSYDLLEKVGFRDRYFPHLRLMTVAGGRLSPGTVRLYNEHLSVRGARFFVMYGQTEATARMAYMPPERLRGREDRIGLAIPGGNLTIEDEDGRPVTGPDQAGELVYRGPNVMMGYASSRADLTRGAELSELRTGDLAMRDADGFFRIVGRTKRISKIAGLRIGHDSLEAALERQGIAAAVVGNDAEIHAYYSGQSEAEEIRRLLVEASGLTLLQIRASRVSALPRLESGKIDYQALRSRANGRLSVAAENQSVEALFNQLFYPKKVRPEDSFLSLGGDSLRFVQLSIGLERILGEAPETWERMPVASLAASGRRESRCRQIGTDLLIRAQAILLVVLHHETLWPIPGGSAAMVILAGYGLARFQSHVLLSGAVLKLLRPLAQILVPYYLIVAGYTLAWGEVPWASVFLVGNFGFADPERHSMVPYLYWFIEAYCQMLLVFAALFAVPFVRRGAMARPLATGMGLFAAAFAARLALPLLVDIGNRQIFTLPWIFYMAVLGWCAAMAETWRQRSAVMLAGAGVFLFLGLYEGVWIGTKIKYLLQIAVLAALLFLPRIRVPRWSTQLILPLSAAGFHVYILHRFVPELLLPPLQPFLPPLVFALCSILGGILLGVAAWLAQRQLLKWLAEEGSAIEWRSRLKHWLASDRPLLALGPQEENQVQRQ